One window from the genome of Diabrotica virgifera virgifera chromosome 6, PGI_DIABVI_V3a encodes:
- the LOC114328540 gene encoding antichymotrypsin-2 isoform X2, with translation MMKCAIVLALAITTTLAAPSDVKNPLEQLAIGNKQLTSNLYKEILKTKNGSIIFSPFSAETVLALTSEGAKGETRSELVSALHLPESQETIQQGFKELLPQLKINNKDAVLASANKIYVANGIKLEDDFKKTAESIYASGIEQVDFSNSAKAANIINQWVESQTNNKIKDLLKPEYINSDTVMALINALYLSAKWSTAFKNFNTVTDKFYRTASEQIDQATMTMTEVFKHYKNEELDTQFLEIPFKTNGLVFSVALPNKKDGIAALENNIEKVFEPQPYTDVPVELKLPKFTVETDLNLKNILQSLGVQKIFNFDADLSGLAKDAKELRVSEVIQKAFIKVAESGVEAAASTAVFVATKSARFFIEDPIEFFADHPFVYFIKYNNVILFAGKYSP, from the coding sequence ATGATGAAGTGTGCCATCGTTTTAGCACTCGCTATAACTACAACACTAGCAGCACCATCTGACGTCAAAAATCCACTTGAACAATTAGCAATTGGAAATAAACAACTAACGTCAAATCTGTACAAAGAAATTCTTAAAACTAAGAACGGAAGTATTATTTTCAGTCCTTTTTCTGCTGAAACCGTATTAGCGCTGACCTCTGAAGGAGCTAAAGGTGAGACGAGAAGCGAGCTAGTATCTGCACTACACCTTCCAGAATCACAAGAGACTATCCAACAAGGATTTAAGGAACTTTTACCACAACTTAAAATCAACAATAAGGACGCAGTATTAGCTTCAGCTAATAAAATATATGTGGCCAACGGTATCAAGTTAGAAGACGATTTTAAAAAGACCGCTGAAAGTATTTACGCATCAGGAATTGAACAAGTAGACTTCTCAAACAGTGCAAAAGCAGCTAACATAATTAATCAGTGGGTGGAAAGCCAAACAAACAATAAGATTAAAGATCTGCTTAAACCTGAGTATATCAACAGTGACACTGTGATGGCTTTGATCAATGCCTTATATCTAAGCGCTAAATGGTCTActgcttttaaaaattttaacactgTAACAGATAAATTCTACAGAACAGCTTCAGAACAAATAGATCAAGCAACAATGACAATGACTGAAGTGTTTAAACATTATAAAAATGAGGAACTCGACACTCAGTTTTTGGAAATTCCCTTCAAAACTAATGGTCTTGTTTTTAGCGTTGCTTTACCTAACAAAAAAGATGGCATAGCTGCCTTAGAAAATAACATTGAAAAAGTATTTGAACCGCAGCCATACACCGATGTACCTGTAGAATTGAAATTACCGAAGTTTACTGTTGAAACggatttgaatttgaaaaacaTTCTCCAATCtttgggtgttcaaaaaatctTCAACTTTGACGCTGATCTTAGTGGATTGGCAAAAGACGCCAAAGAATTACGTGTTTCGGAGGTAATTCAAAAAGCTTTCATCAAAGTTGCTGAAAGTGGCGTCGAAGCAGCTGCTAGCACTGCTGTTTTCGTTGCAACCAAATCGGCACGTTTCTTTATCGAAGACCCAATAGAGTTTTTTGCCGACCATCCTTTCGTATactttattaaatataataacgTTATATTGTTTGCTGGAAAATACAGTCCTTAG
- the LOC114328540 gene encoding antichymotrypsin-2 isoform X1: MCESRSQRCYIAVIIKQTMMKCAIVLALAITTTLAAPSDVKNPLEQLAIGNKQLTSNLYKEILKTKNGSIIFSPFSAETVLALTSEGAKGETRSELVSALHLPESQETIQQGFKELLPQLKINNKDAVLASANKIYVANGIKLEDDFKKTAESIYASGIEQVDFSNSAKAANIINQWVESQTNNKIKDLLKPEYINSDTVMALINALYLSAKWSTAFKNFNTVTDKFYRTASEQIDQATMTMTEVFKHYKNEELDTQFLEIPFKTNGLVFSVALPNKKDGIAALENNIEKVFEPQPYTDVPVELKLPKFTVETDLNLKNILQSLGVQKIFNFDADLSGLAKDAKELRVSEVIQKAFIKVAESGVEAAASTAVFVATKSARFFIEDPIEFFADHPFVYFIKYNNVILFAGKYSP, translated from the exons ATGTGTGAAAGTAGAAGTCAGAGGTGTTATATAGCAGTGATTAT aaAACAGACCATGATGAAGTGTGCCATCGTTTTAGCACTCGCTATAACTACAACACTAGCAGCACCATCTGACGTCAAAAATCCACTTGAACAATTAGCAATTGGAAATAAACAACTAACGTCAAATCTGTACAAAGAAATTCTTAAAACTAAGAACGGAAGTATTATTTTCAGTCCTTTTTCTGCTGAAACCGTATTAGCGCTGACCTCTGAAGGAGCTAAAGGTGAGACGAGAAGCGAGCTAGTATCTGCACTACACCTTCCAGAATCACAAGAGACTATCCAACAAGGATTTAAGGAACTTTTACCACAACTTAAAATCAACAATAAGGACGCAGTATTAGCTTCAGCTAATAAAATATATGTGGCCAACGGTATCAAGTTAGAAGACGATTTTAAAAAGACCGCTGAAAGTATTTACGCATCAGGAATTGAACAAGTAGACTTCTCAAACAGTGCAAAAGCAGCTAACATAATTAATCAGTGGGTGGAAAGCCAAACAAACAATAAGATTAAAGATCTGCTTAAACCTGAGTATATCAACAGTGACACTGTGATGGCTTTGATCAATGCCTTATATCTAAGCGCTAAATGGTCTActgcttttaaaaattttaacactgTAACAGATAAATTCTACAGAACAGCTTCAGAACAAATAGATCAAGCAACAATGACAATGACTGAAGTGTTTAAACATTATAAAAATGAGGAACTCGACACTCAGTTTTTGGAAATTCCCTTCAAAACTAATGGTCTTGTTTTTAGCGTTGCTTTACCTAACAAAAAAGATGGCATAGCTGCCTTAGAAAATAACATTGAAAAAGTATTTGAACCGCAGCCATACACCGATGTACCTGTAGAATTGAAATTACCGAAGTTTACTGTTGAAACggatttgaatttgaaaaacaTTCTCCAATCtttgggtgttcaaaaaatctTCAACTTTGACGCTGATCTTAGTGGATTGGCAAAAGACGCCAAAGAATTACGTGTTTCGGAGGTAATTCAAAAAGCTTTCATCAAAGTTGCTGAAAGTGGCGTCGAAGCAGCTGCTAGCACTGCTGTTTTCGTTGCAACCAAATCGGCACGTTTCTTTATCGAAGACCCAATAGAGTTTTTTGCCGACCATCCTTTCGTATactttattaaatataataacgTTATATTGTTTGCTGGAAAATACAGTCCTTAG